A stretch of the Rosa rugosa chromosome 5, drRosRugo1.1, whole genome shotgun sequence genome encodes the following:
- the LOC133710068 gene encoding uncharacterized protein LOC133710068 isoform X3 → MPIEITHECVFEKCSERSLDNHAYYSTSAFFAVGSLFFHVVPVKLILSSWSLLYILVCRILLETSSKWLIATHHLQRCEKETVLFPILTTVPILGECPKTYWGTIVNNSISGTLLTLCPYEVQIKLEYVTQISSTEKIFRLQRLPVLSFCVGTKRYILGSGCDTITNFSSG, encoded by the exons ATGCCGATTGAAATTACTCATGAATGTGTATTTGAG AAATGTTCTGAGAGATCACTTGATAATCATGCCTACTACTCTACTAGTGCATTCTTTGCAGTTGGATCATTATTTTTCCATGTGGTTCCTGTAAAATTAATCCTCTCAAGTTGGAGCTTGCTATATATTCTAGTATGCAG GATACTTCTTGAAACTAGTTCAAAATGGTTGATAGCAACGCATCATCTGCAAAG GTGTGAAAAGGAAACTGTTCTATTCCCTATACTCACTACTG TTCCCATCCTTGGAGAATGTCCTAAGACATACTGGGGAACGATAGTAAATAATAG CATTTCAGGAACTCTCTTAACCTTATGTCCATATGAGGTACAAATTAAGCTTGAATATGTGACTCAAATATCATCAACAGAGAAGATTTTCAGGTTGCAGAG GTTGCCTGtgctttcattttgtgttgggACAAAGAG gTATATATTGGGGAGTGGCTGCGACACTATCACCAATTTCAGTTCCGGATGA
- the LOC133710068 gene encoding uncharacterized protein LOC133710068 isoform X4 translates to MPIEITHECVFEKCSERSLDNHAYYSTSAFFAVGSLFFHVVPVKLILSSWSLLYILVCRILLETSSKWLIATHHLQRCEKETVLFPILTTVPILGECPKTYWGTIVNNRLRMMCISGTLLTLCPYEVQIKLEYVTQISSTEKIFRLQRLPVLSFCVGTKSRSS, encoded by the exons ATGCCGATTGAAATTACTCATGAATGTGTATTTGAG AAATGTTCTGAGAGATCACTTGATAATCATGCCTACTACTCTACTAGTGCATTCTTTGCAGTTGGATCATTATTTTTCCATGTGGTTCCTGTAAAATTAATCCTCTCAAGTTGGAGCTTGCTATATATTCTAGTATGCAG GATACTTCTTGAAACTAGTTCAAAATGGTTGATAGCAACGCATCATCTGCAAAG GTGTGAAAAGGAAACTGTTCTATTCCCTATACTCACTACTG TTCCCATCCTTGGAGAATGTCCTAAGACATACTGGGGAACGATAGTAAATAATAGGTTGAGAATGATGTG CATTTCAGGAACTCTCTTAACCTTATGTCCATATGAGGTACAAATTAAGCTTGAATATGTGACTCAAATATCATCAACAGAGAAGATTTTCAGGTTGCAGAG GTTGCCTGtgctttcattttgtgttgggACAAAGAG CCGCTCTTCCTGA
- the LOC133710068 gene encoding uncharacterized protein LOC133710068 isoform X2, whose amino-acid sequence MPIEITHECVFEKCSERSLDNHAYYSTSAFFAVGSLFFHVVPVKLILSSWSLLYILVCRILLETSSKWLIATHHLQRCEKETVLFPILTTVPILGECPKTYWGTIVNNRLRMMCISGTLLTLCPYEVQIKLEYVTQISSTEKIFRLQRLPVLSFCVGTKRYILGSGCDTITNFSSG is encoded by the exons ATGCCGATTGAAATTACTCATGAATGTGTATTTGAG AAATGTTCTGAGAGATCACTTGATAATCATGCCTACTACTCTACTAGTGCATTCTTTGCAGTTGGATCATTATTTTTCCATGTGGTTCCTGTAAAATTAATCCTCTCAAGTTGGAGCTTGCTATATATTCTAGTATGCAG GATACTTCTTGAAACTAGTTCAAAATGGTTGATAGCAACGCATCATCTGCAAAG GTGTGAAAAGGAAACTGTTCTATTCCCTATACTCACTACTG TTCCCATCCTTGGAGAATGTCCTAAGACATACTGGGGAACGATAGTAAATAATAGGTTGAGAATGATGTG CATTTCAGGAACTCTCTTAACCTTATGTCCATATGAGGTACAAATTAAGCTTGAATATGTGACTCAAATATCATCAACAGAGAAGATTTTCAGGTTGCAGAG GTTGCCTGtgctttcattttgtgttgggACAAAGAG gTATATATTGGGGAGTGGCTGCGACACTATCACCAATTTCAGTTCCGGATGA
- the LOC133710327 gene encoding uncharacterized protein LOC133710327: MLSCQIETEMDLNSETNLEMGIYMGLQRVVPQSLKLETRRLASLCERSVILRKWSFVHQGAIQFKGRHIVQTKAAIIKASKVSRSLFFFKVAGDKNSDYTVAKYQNSRI, from the exons ATGCTTTCTTGCCAAATAGAAACGGAGATGGATTTGAACTCAGAAACCAACTTGGAGATGGGAATATACATGGGTCTTCAACGAGTAGTCCCACAAAGCTTAAAGCTTGAAACTCGGCGTCTTGCTTCTCTCTGTGAGCGATCAG TGATTTTGAGAAAGTGGAGCTTTGTGCATCAGGGGGCCATCCAATTCAAAGGTCGACATATT GTGCAAACAAAAGCGGCAATTATCAAAGCCTCAAAGGTCTCTCGAAGCTTATTTTTCTTTAAG GTGGCCGGAGACAAGAACAGCGACTATACCGTAGCCAAGTATCAGAACTCCAGGATTTAA
- the LOC133710068 gene encoding uncharacterized protein LOC133710068 isoform X5, translating to MQRFLVLSFLKSKKMIDEEHTQNTKTPNPTVNGESGTHEHSHSNSTPKVNNARFSISHVVISTYLCFLARTHSISLGLLYRSHSLASISGTLLTLCPYEVQIKLEYVTQISSTEKIFRLQRLPVLSFCVGTKRYILGSGCDTITNFSSG from the exons ATGCAACGATTCCTTGTACTTAGTTTTCTGAAATCTAAAAAAATG ATCGATGAAGAACACACCCAAAATACCAAAACCCCAAATCCGACTGTGAATGGCGAATCTGGAACTCATGAACACTCGCACTCAAACTCAACCCCAAAAGTCAACAATGCAAGGTTCTCCATCTCTCATGTCGTCATCTCCACCTATCTCTGCTTTCTTGCTCGCACTCACTCAATAAGTTTGGGTCTTCTTTATCGCTCGCACTCGCTCGCAAG CATTTCAGGAACTCTCTTAACCTTATGTCCATATGAGGTACAAATTAAGCTTGAATATGTGACTCAAATATCATCAACAGAGAAGATTTTCAGGTTGCAGAG GTTGCCTGtgctttcattttgtgttgggACAAAGAG gTATATATTGGGGAGTGGCTGCGACACTATCACCAATTTCAGTTCCGGATGA
- the LOC133710068 gene encoding uncharacterized protein LOC133710068 isoform X1 yields MPIEITHECVFEKCSERSLDNHAYYSTSAFFAVGSLFFHVVPVKLILSSWSLLYILVCRILLETSSKWLIATHHLQRCEKETVLFPILTTVPILGECPKTYWGTIVNNRLRMMCISGTLLTLCPYEVQIKLEYVTQISSTEKIFRLQRLVLVWSSFGCLCFHFVLGQRGIYWGVAATLSPISVPDDSILILTSVYLFFSSRSS; encoded by the exons ATGCCGATTGAAATTACTCATGAATGTGTATTTGAG AAATGTTCTGAGAGATCACTTGATAATCATGCCTACTACTCTACTAGTGCATTCTTTGCAGTTGGATCATTATTTTTCCATGTGGTTCCTGTAAAATTAATCCTCTCAAGTTGGAGCTTGCTATATATTCTAGTATGCAG GATACTTCTTGAAACTAGTTCAAAATGGTTGATAGCAACGCATCATCTGCAAAG GTGTGAAAAGGAAACTGTTCTATTCCCTATACTCACTACTG TTCCCATCCTTGGAGAATGTCCTAAGACATACTGGGGAACGATAGTAAATAATAGGTTGAGAATGATGTG CATTTCAGGAACTCTCTTAACCTTATGTCCATATGAGGTACAAATTAAGCTTGAATATGTGACTCAAATATCATCAACAGAGAAGATTTTCAGGTTGCAGAGGTTGGTTTTggtttggagttcatttg GTTGCCTGtgctttcattttgtgttgggACAAAGAG gTATATATTGGGGAGTGGCTGCGACACTATCACCAATTTCAGTTCCGGATGATAGTATTTTGATTCTGACTTCAGTTTATCTTTTCTTCTCAAGCCGCTCTTCCTGA